Proteins encoded by one window of Micromonospora coxensis:
- a CDS encoding GNAT family N-acetyltransferase, whose translation MTPLPAPPDARTATVRRVRPADAARMRALRLEMLADSPLAFLETVAQAAARPHADYAARIAHVSQGCQTAQFVADPGGRLVGHAGGTVSPDEPGLTVVYAVYVTPAWRGRGLLGALIDGVAAWSRSCGRPELMLEVVVGNDRAYRAYQRLGFTDTGVRVPHPTVPAMRELQMRRPA comes from the coding sequence ATGACACCTCTGCCGGCGCCGCCGGACGCCCGGACGGCGACCGTGCGGCGGGTCCGCCCCGCCGACGCCGCCCGGATGCGGGCGCTGCGGCTGGAGATGCTCGCGGACTCGCCGCTGGCCTTCCTGGAGACCGTCGCGCAGGCCGCCGCCCGCCCGCACGCCGACTACGCCGCCCGGATCGCGCACGTCTCGCAGGGCTGCCAGACCGCCCAGTTCGTCGCCGACCCCGGGGGCCGGCTGGTCGGGCACGCCGGCGGCACCGTGTCGCCCGACGAGCCCGGCCTGACGGTCGTGTACGCCGTCTACGTCACGCCCGCCTGGCGCGGCCGGGGTCTGCTCGGCGCGCTGATCGACGGGGTGGCCGCCTGGTCGCGCTCGTGCGGCCGGCCGGAGCTGATGCTGGAGGTGGTGGTCGGCAACGACCGCGCCTACCGGGCGTACCAGCGGCTGGGCTTCACCGACACCGGGGTACGGGTGCCGCACCCGACCGTCCCCGCCATGCGCGAACTCCAGATGCGCCGCCCCGCCTGA
- a CDS encoding glycerol-3-phosphate dehydrogenase/oxidase: MRDPNLTRSAAGQLSPERRATDLRRLRAERFDVLIIGGGVTGAGAALDAASRGLKVALVEARDYAAGTSSRSSKLIHGGLRYLEQLEFHLVHEALTERGLLATRLAPHLVRPVPILVPLPAGGSLRDLPARAFRRAYYGAGVAAYDAFAGIFGGGRGMPLHRHLTREGARRIFPSLRADSLAGAIRYYDGQVDDARLVVTLARTAASLGATVVTSARAVGLIRQAREVTGVRVRDLEAAPGSPDAEFEVHARVVIGATGVWSDDMSQMLNDVGLRPGIRVRASKGVHLVVPRSAITGETGLILRTPSSVLFVIPWGGHWIIGTTDTDWRLDRSHPAASARDIQYLLDQVNTVLDRPLTTADIEGVYAGLRPLLAGEADSTSKLSREHAVFEPMLGLLLVAGGKYTTYRVMASDVVDRAAHRLGGVRPSRTADLPLLGADGYPAMWRDRADLARRHGVPVGVVEHLLERYGTMTRELLALIDADPLQASPLAGAPEYLAAEVTYAARAEGALHLEDVLTRRTRISFETTHRGLESAGHTAELMGAVLGWDAATREREVAHYRARVEAERESQLMPDDATADAARLGAPDVRGFAADRGVDGDSVELPTSTH; encoded by the coding sequence GTGCGCGACCCCAACCTGACCCGATCCGCCGCCGGCCAGCTCTCCCCCGAGCGCCGCGCCACCGACCTGCGCCGGCTCCGGGCCGAGCGCTTCGACGTGCTGATCATCGGGGGTGGCGTCACCGGAGCGGGCGCCGCGCTGGACGCCGCCTCCCGAGGGCTCAAGGTGGCCCTGGTCGAGGCGCGCGACTACGCCGCCGGCACCTCCAGCCGGTCCAGCAAGTTGATCCACGGCGGCCTGCGCTACCTGGAGCAGTTGGAGTTCCACCTGGTCCACGAGGCGCTGACCGAACGCGGCCTGCTCGCCACCCGGCTCGCCCCGCACCTGGTCCGGCCGGTGCCGATCCTGGTGCCGCTGCCCGCCGGGGGGAGCCTGCGCGACCTGCCCGCCCGCGCCTTCCGCCGCGCCTACTACGGCGCCGGCGTGGCCGCCTACGACGCCTTCGCCGGGATCTTCGGCGGCGGCCGGGGCATGCCGCTGCACCGGCACCTGACCCGCGAGGGCGCCCGGCGGATCTTCCCCAGCCTGCGCGCCGACTCCCTGGCCGGGGCGATCCGCTACTACGACGGGCAGGTCGACGACGCCCGGCTGGTGGTCACCCTGGCCCGTACCGCGGCGAGCCTCGGCGCGACGGTGGTGACCAGCGCCCGCGCCGTCGGGCTGATCCGGCAGGCCCGTGAGGTCACCGGGGTCCGGGTCCGCGACCTGGAGGCGGCCCCCGGTTCCCCCGACGCCGAGTTCGAGGTGCACGCCCGGGTCGTCATCGGCGCGACCGGCGTCTGGAGCGACGACATGTCGCAGATGCTCAACGACGTCGGGCTGCGCCCCGGCATCCGGGTACGCGCCTCCAAGGGCGTGCACCTGGTCGTCCCCCGGTCGGCGATCACCGGCGAGACCGGGCTGATCCTGCGCACCCCCAGCAGCGTGCTCTTCGTGATCCCCTGGGGTGGGCACTGGATCATCGGCACCACCGACACCGACTGGCGACTGGACCGGTCCCACCCGGCCGCCTCCGCGCGCGACATCCAGTACCTGCTCGATCAGGTCAACACGGTGCTCGACCGGCCGCTGACCACGGCCGACATCGAGGGCGTCTACGCCGGCCTGCGCCCGCTGCTGGCCGGCGAGGCGGACTCCACCTCCAAGCTGTCCCGCGAGCACGCGGTCTTCGAGCCGATGCTCGGGCTGCTCCTGGTCGCCGGCGGCAAGTACACGACGTACCGGGTGATGGCCTCGGACGTGGTGGACCGGGCCGCCCACCGGCTCGGCGGGGTACGGCCGTCCCGCACCGCCGACCTGCCGCTGCTCGGCGCCGACGGGTACCCGGCGATGTGGCGGGACCGGGCGGACCTGGCCCGCCGGCACGGGGTGCCGGTGGGCGTGGTGGAGCACCTGCTGGAGCGCTACGGCACCATGACCCGGGAACTGCTGGCCCTGATCGACGCCGACCCCCTCCAGGCGTCCCCGCTGGCCGGCGCGCCGGAGTACCTCGCCGCCGAGGTGACGTACGCGGCCCGCGCGGAGGGGGCGCTGCACCTGGAGGACGTGCTGACCCGGCGTACCCGGATCTCCTTCGAGACGACCCACCGGGGCCTGGAGTCGGCCGGGCACACGGCGGAGCTGATGGGTGCGGTGCTCGGCTGGGACGCGGCCACCCGGGAGCGGGAGGTCGCGCACTACCGGGCGCGGGTCGAGGCGGAGCGGGAGTCCCAGCTCATGCCGGACGACGCCACCGCCGACGCGGCCCGGCTCGGCGCGCCCGACGTGCGCGGCTTCGCCGCGGATCGGGGTGTCGACGGCGACAGCGTCGAACTCCCGACGTCCACCCACTGA
- a CDS encoding S8 family serine peptidase gives MQAEPPHRNVGHAPPVAGPASPWPVVAAVLAGLWTVGFTVVSQLTGWVTDQVLLASGLARVVWLWPVVGLATVLLVGGPALALARLPRSAAVRASGRAWLAAALALGVLGLLRAIPPVHHEAYLAALAATAASAALVVRRLAPRSAAPAADRPSGAGAADPADGGTLRRPAGKTARTPGPVTLFGMAGGLALLLPWVWVGALGGLLETLLAALAAAALGALAGSLLDSAFWARFTVGAPPRPARLVLVGGLVAGVALLLVAAGVGQSGAQLPLLLVLPPTAFALAALHATAVRRARPAGDADGPPADAARGGGDGTSAGAGWLVGLAVLGPLALTDPEEITLLLATARDVPYWVAVAAGVGLAVAVLLALGYGVLLARPGARPPSRRVAAVTAAALLVTAGVVAAGPGQPGLHGERLLVVLREQADLSGVPAGTPGRAGRDARAAEVYRRLVDTADRTQGDLRRELTRLRLRPTPYYLVNAIETDGGPAVRAWLSGRPEVARVLVSQRVRPVPAPAPTTGGDRPAPAEPVWNVRMIGADRVWSELGVTGSGVVVGSSDSGVDGRHPALAAGFRGGDDSWYDPWDGTRAPDDSGGHGTHTVGSAVGRDGIGVAPGAQWVGCVNLDRNLGSPAHYLDCLQFMLAPFPPGGDPLTDGRPARAPDVLTNSWGCPPIEGCDVGVLRPATAALAAAGILVVAAAGNTGPYCGSIADPPAPYPDVLTVGAVNRERAVTEFSSRGPAPGGAAKPDLLAPGAEVLSAMPGGGYATLDGTSMATPQVAGVVALMWSANPALVGDLTRTRDILRDTAAPAGESVRAGTTRPSCAGRDTTGAGIVDAYAAVRAARAG, from the coding sequence ATGCAGGCCGAGCCTCCCCACCGGAACGTCGGTCACGCCCCGCCCGTCGCCGGACCGGCCAGCCCGTGGCCGGTGGTGGCGGCGGTCCTGGCCGGGCTGTGGACCGTCGGGTTCACCGTGGTCAGCCAGCTCACCGGCTGGGTGACCGACCAGGTCCTGCTCGCCTCCGGGCTGGCGCGGGTGGTCTGGCTCTGGCCGGTGGTCGGGCTGGCCACCGTCCTGCTGGTCGGCGGTCCGGCGCTGGCGCTGGCCCGGCTGCCCCGCTCGGCGGCGGTCCGGGCGAGCGGCCGGGCCTGGCTGGCGGCGGCGCTGGCGCTGGGCGTGCTGGGGCTGCTCCGGGCGATCCCGCCGGTGCACCACGAGGCGTACCTGGCCGCGCTGGCGGCCACCGCCGCGTCGGCCGCTCTCGTGGTACGCCGACTCGCCCCCCGCAGCGCCGCCCCGGCGGCGGATCGCCCGTCGGGCGCCGGCGCCGCGGACCCGGCGGACGGCGGCACGCTGCGCCGGCCGGCCGGGAAGACCGCGCGGACGCCCGGCCCGGTCACCCTGTTCGGGATGGCCGGCGGGCTGGCCCTGCTGCTGCCCTGGGTCTGGGTGGGGGCGCTCGGCGGGCTGTTGGAGACGCTCCTCGCCGCGCTCGCGGCGGCGGCGCTCGGGGCGCTGGCCGGGAGCCTGCTCGACAGCGCCTTCTGGGCCCGCTTCACCGTCGGCGCGCCACCCCGTCCGGCGCGGCTGGTGCTGGTCGGCGGCCTGGTCGCCGGGGTGGCGCTGCTGCTGGTCGCCGCCGGGGTCGGGCAGTCCGGGGCACAACTGCCCCTGCTGCTGGTCCTGCCGCCGACGGCGTTCGCCCTGGCCGCCCTGCACGCCACCGCCGTACGCCGGGCCCGCCCGGCCGGCGACGCCGACGGCCCGCCCGCCGACGCCGCACGCGGCGGCGGCGACGGCACGTCGGCGGGGGCCGGCTGGCTGGTCGGGCTCGCGGTGCTCGGCCCGCTGGCCCTCACCGACCCGGAGGAGATCACCCTGCTCCTGGCCACGGCCCGCGACGTGCCGTACTGGGTGGCGGTGGCCGCCGGGGTCGGGCTCGCCGTCGCGGTCCTGCTCGCCCTCGGGTACGGCGTGCTGCTGGCCCGGCCCGGCGCCCGGCCGCCGAGCCGGCGGGTGGCCGCGGTGACCGCCGCCGCGCTGCTGGTCACGGCCGGGGTGGTCGCGGCCGGCCCGGGGCAGCCCGGCCTGCACGGGGAACGACTGCTGGTGGTGCTCCGCGAACAGGCCGACCTCTCCGGTGTCCCGGCCGGAACGCCGGGGCGCGCCGGTCGGGACGCCCGCGCCGCCGAGGTGTACCGCCGGCTCGTCGACACCGCCGACCGGACCCAGGGCGACCTGCGGCGGGAGCTGACCCGGCTGCGGCTGCGTCCCACGCCGTACTACCTGGTCAACGCGATCGAGACCGACGGCGGGCCGGCGGTGCGGGCCTGGCTCTCCGGCCGGCCGGAGGTGGCCCGGGTGCTGGTCAGCCAGCGGGTCCGCCCGGTGCCCGCCCCCGCGCCGACCACCGGGGGTGACCGGCCGGCCCCGGCCGAGCCGGTGTGGAACGTCCGGATGATCGGGGCCGACCGGGTCTGGTCCGAGCTGGGGGTGACCGGGTCCGGCGTGGTGGTCGGCAGCTCCGACTCCGGGGTGGACGGCCGCCACCCGGCGCTCGCCGCCGGATTCCGGGGCGGCGACGACTCCTGGTACGACCCGTGGGACGGCACCCGCGCCCCGGACGACTCCGGCGGGCACGGCACCCACACCGTGGGCAGCGCCGTCGGCCGGGACGGGATCGGGGTGGCCCCGGGGGCGCAGTGGGTGGGGTGCGTCAACCTGGACCGCAACCTCGGCAGCCCGGCGCACTACCTGGACTGTCTCCAGTTCATGCTGGCCCCCTTCCCGCCCGGCGGCGACCCGCTCACCGACGGCCGGCCGGCGCGGGCGCCGGACGTGCTGACCAACTCGTGGGGCTGCCCGCCGATCGAGGGCTGCGACGTCGGGGTGCTGCGCCCGGCGACCGCCGCGCTGGCCGCCGCCGGGATCCTGGTGGTCGCCGCCGCCGGCAACACCGGGCCGTACTGCGGCTCGATCGCCGACCCGCCCGCGCCGTACCCGGACGTGCTGACCGTCGGCGCGGTGAACCGGGAGCGGGCGGTCACCGAGTTCTCCAGCCGGGGGCCCGCCCCGGGCGGCGCGGCCAAGCCGGACCTGCTCGCCCCCGGCGCGGAGGTGCTCTCCGCGATGCCCGGCGGCGGGTACGCCACCCTCGACGGCACGTCCATGGCGACCCCGCAGGTGGCGGGCGTGGTGGCGCTGATGTGGTCGGCGAACCCGGCGCTCGTCGGCGACCTGACGCGCACCCGGGACATCCTCCGGGACACGGCGGCGCCGGCCGGGGAGAGCGTCCGCGCCGGCACCACCCGGCCGTCGTGCGCGGGTCGGGACACCACCGGCGCCGGCATCGTCGACGCGTACGCGGCGGTGCGGGCGGCCCGCGCCGGCTGA
- the groL gene encoding chaperonin GroEL (60 kDa chaperone family; promotes refolding of misfolded polypeptides especially under stressful conditions; forms two stacked rings of heptamers to form a barrel-shaped 14mer; ends can be capped by GroES; misfolded proteins enter the barrel where they are refolded when GroES binds) has product MAKMIAFDEEARRGLERGMNQLADAVKVTLGPKGRNVVLEKKWGAPTITNDGVSIAKEIELEDPYEKIGAELVKEVAKKTDDVAGDGTTTATVLAQALVREGLRNVAAGANPMALKRGIEAAVASVSEELLKLAKDVETKEQIASTASISAGDTSVGEIIAEAMDKVGKEGVITVEESNTFGLELELTEGMRFDKGYISAYFMTDPERMEAVFDDPYLLIVNSKISSVKDLLPILEKVMQSGKPLLIIAEDIEGEALATLVVNKVRGTFKSVAVKAPGFGDRRKAMLADIAILTGGQVISEEVGLKLDAVGLDMLGRARKVVVTKDETTIVDGAGDAEQIQGRVNQIRAEIEKSDSDYDREKLQERLAKLAGGVAVIKVGAATEVELKERKHRIEDAVRNAKAAVEEGIVPGGGVALVQAGKTAFDKLDLTGDEATGAQIVKIALDAPLRQIAVNAGLEGGVVVEHVRNLEAGHGLNAANGEYVDLLAAGIIDPAKVTRSALQNASSIAALFLTTEAVVADKPEKTPAAPAGPGGGDMDF; this is encoded by the coding sequence ATGGCCAAGATGATCGCGTTCGACGAAGAGGCGCGCCGCGGCCTCGAGCGGGGCATGAACCAGCTCGCCGACGCCGTGAAGGTGACGCTCGGCCCCAAGGGCCGCAACGTCGTGCTCGAGAAGAAGTGGGGTGCCCCCACCATCACCAACGATGGTGTGAGCATCGCCAAGGAGATCGAGCTCGAGGACCCCTACGAGAAGATCGGCGCCGAGCTGGTCAAGGAGGTCGCGAAGAAGACCGACGACGTCGCCGGTGACGGCACGACGACGGCGACCGTCCTGGCCCAGGCCCTGGTCCGCGAGGGCCTGCGCAACGTGGCCGCCGGCGCCAACCCGATGGCCCTGAAGCGGGGCATCGAGGCTGCCGTGGCCAGCGTCTCGGAGGAGCTGCTCAAGCTCGCCAAGGACGTGGAGACCAAGGAGCAGATCGCCTCCACCGCCTCCATCTCGGCCGGCGACACCAGCGTCGGCGAGATCATCGCCGAGGCGATGGACAAGGTCGGCAAGGAAGGCGTCATCACCGTCGAGGAGAGCAACACCTTCGGGCTGGAGCTGGAGCTCACCGAGGGTATGCGCTTCGACAAGGGCTACATCTCCGCGTACTTCATGACCGACCCGGAGCGCATGGAGGCCGTCTTCGACGACCCCTACCTCCTGATCGTCAACAGCAAGATCTCGTCGGTGAAGGACCTGCTCCCGATCCTGGAGAAGGTCATGCAGTCGGGCAAGCCGCTGCTGATCATCGCCGAGGACATCGAGGGCGAGGCCCTGGCCACCCTGGTCGTCAACAAGGTCCGGGGCACCTTCAAGTCGGTCGCCGTCAAGGCGCCGGGCTTCGGTGACCGCCGCAAGGCCATGCTGGCCGACATCGCCATCCTCACCGGTGGCCAGGTCATCAGCGAGGAGGTCGGCCTCAAGCTGGACGCCGTCGGCCTCGACATGCTGGGCCGCGCCCGCAAGGTCGTGGTGACCAAGGACGAGACCACCATCGTCGACGGTGCCGGCGACGCCGAGCAGATCCAGGGCCGGGTCAACCAGATCCGGGCCGAGATCGAGAAGAGCGACTCCGACTACGACCGCGAGAAGCTGCAGGAGCGGCTGGCCAAGCTGGCCGGCGGTGTCGCGGTGATCAAGGTCGGCGCGGCCACCGAGGTCGAGCTCAAGGAGCGCAAGCACCGCATCGAGGACGCCGTCCGCAACGCGAAGGCCGCCGTCGAGGAGGGCATCGTCCCGGGTGGTGGCGTCGCGCTGGTGCAGGCCGGCAAGACCGCCTTCGACAAGCTGGACCTGACCGGCGACGAGGCGACCGGCGCGCAGATCGTCAAGATCGCGCTGGACGCCCCGCTGCGGCAGATCGCCGTCAACGCCGGCCTGGAGGGTGGCGTGGTCGTCGAGCACGTCCGCAACCTCGAGGCGGGTCACGGCCTCAACGCCGCCAACGGCGAGTACGTCGACCTGCTGGCCGCGGGCATCATCGACCCGGCCAAGGTGACCCGTTCGGCGCTGCAGAACGCCTCGTCGATCGCGGCGCTCTTCCTCACCACCGAGGCCGTCGTGGCGGACAAGCCGGAGAAGACCCCGGCCGCCCCGGCTGGTCCGGGTGGCGGGGACATGGACTTCTGA
- the paaN gene encoding phenylacetic acid degradation protein PaaN produces the protein MTETPQALYDRHADTLNRALTAITERAYWSAYPESPSPRVYGETAAADGKAAFEAYLDGDFPLDQPGDGDRVATETSPFGLALNVRYPHAGADELVAAATAALPAWRDAGPQARVGVCLEILARLHRHIFELANAVQFTSGQAFVMAFQAGGAHALDRALEAIAYAYAEMTRHPGTAGWEKAAGKGDPLRMTKTFHVVPRGVALVIGCNTFPTWNSYPGLFASLATGNPVVVKPHPRAVLPLAITVKYAREVLAEAGFDPNLVLLAPEAPGEKLASTLALHPAVKIVDFTGSTEYGDWLEANARQAAVYTEKAGLNAVVVDSTDDFAGMCRNLGFTLTLYSGQMCTTSQNILIPAGGIETDQGHKSFDEVAAGIAAAVGKLTADPARGVELTGAIVNDGVLERLDEVTKVGEAVLESRTVAHPSLPGAVVRTPTIVKLSAGDTEVYGREWFGPISFVIATDSTEHSLEILRSTVGEKGALTAAVYSTDPSVLDAAEAAAIDVGVHLSCNLTSGVFVNQSAAFSDFHGSGANPAANAALTDGAYVANRFRVVQSRRHV, from the coding sequence ATGACGGAGACCCCGCAGGCCCTGTACGACAGGCACGCCGACACCCTCAACCGGGCGTTGACCGCGATCACGGAGCGGGCCTACTGGTCCGCCTACCCCGAGTCCCCCAGCCCCCGGGTGTACGGCGAGACCGCCGCCGCCGACGGCAAGGCGGCGTTCGAGGCGTACCTCGACGGCGACTTCCCCCTCGACCAGCCCGGCGACGGCGACCGGGTCGCCACCGAAACCAGCCCGTTCGGGCTGGCGCTGAACGTGCGCTACCCGCACGCGGGCGCCGACGAACTGGTCGCCGCCGCCACCGCCGCCCTGCCGGCCTGGCGGGACGCCGGCCCGCAGGCCCGGGTGGGCGTCTGCCTGGAGATCCTGGCCCGGCTGCACCGGCACATCTTCGAGCTGGCCAACGCGGTGCAGTTCACCAGCGGCCAGGCGTTCGTGATGGCGTTCCAGGCCGGCGGCGCGCACGCGCTGGACCGGGCGCTGGAGGCGATCGCCTACGCGTACGCCGAGATGACCCGGCACCCGGGGACCGCCGGTTGGGAGAAGGCGGCCGGCAAGGGCGACCCGCTGCGGATGACCAAGACGTTCCACGTGGTGCCCCGGGGGGTGGCCCTGGTGATCGGCTGCAACACCTTCCCGACCTGGAACTCGTACCCGGGCCTCTTCGCCTCGCTGGCCACCGGCAACCCGGTCGTGGTCAAGCCGCACCCGCGCGCGGTGCTGCCGCTGGCCATCACCGTGAAGTACGCCCGCGAGGTGCTCGCCGAGGCCGGCTTCGACCCGAACCTGGTGCTGCTCGCCCCCGAGGCCCCGGGCGAGAAGCTCGCCTCCACGCTGGCCCTGCACCCGGCCGTCAAGATCGTCGACTTCACCGGCTCCACCGAGTACGGCGACTGGCTGGAGGCGAACGCCCGGCAGGCGGCCGTCTACACCGAGAAGGCCGGCCTCAACGCGGTCGTCGTCGACTCCACCGACGACTTCGCCGGCATGTGCCGCAACCTGGGCTTCACGCTCACCCTCTACAGCGGCCAGATGTGCACCACCTCGCAGAACATCCTCATCCCGGCCGGCGGCATCGAGACCGACCAGGGGCACAAGAGCTTCGACGAGGTGGCCGCCGGCATCGCCGCCGCGGTCGGCAAGCTCACCGCCGACCCGGCCCGGGGTGTCGAACTGACCGGCGCGATCGTCAACGACGGGGTGCTGGAGCGCCTCGACGAGGTCACCAAGGTCGGCGAGGCGGTGCTGGAGTCGCGCACCGTCGCGCACCCGTCGCTGCCCGGCGCGGTGGTGCGTACGCCGACCATCGTCAAGCTGTCCGCCGGGGACACCGAGGTCTACGGCAGGGAGTGGTTCGGGCCCATCTCGTTCGTCATCGCCACCGACTCCACCGAGCACAGCCTGGAGATCCTCCGCTCGACGGTGGGGGAGAAGGGCGCGCTGACCGCCGCCGTCTACTCGACCGACCCGTCGGTGCTGGACGCCGCCGAGGCCGCCGCGATCGACGTCGGGGTGCACCTGTCCTGCAACCTGACCAGCGGCGTGTTCGTCAACCAGTCGGCCGCGTTCTCGGACTTCCACGGCAGCGGCGCCAACCCGGCCGCCAACGCCGCGCTGACCGACGGCGCGTACGTGGCGAACCGGTTCCGGGTCGTGCAGTCGCGTCGGCACGTCTGA
- a CDS encoding GNAT family N-acetyltransferase: MELRLAELPVDRAPDAVALCGRALDLPEDAAEAGPLVDTLWTRAAADRPVLALGAYAGEELVGVLIGSLSAADPRLGHVDLLAVEPEHRRRGVGRALLTGAEQRLAGLGAAEVLLAGNPPYYGWPGIDVRYTPAVCLAMAAGYRQDRTAWNMTADLSYDGSPALRTTAPAEARLADRGIAVRRAEPADLPALAAFARSTFGGTWDGELAGSVGREDAGCHLAERDGQVLGFAAWGSSRPSWFGPMGTAPEAAGSGIGGVLLRRCLADQRAAGVDAAQIGWVGPVPFYSGSAGARIERVFFLYRRTL; this comes from the coding sequence ATGGAGCTGCGCCTCGCCGAACTGCCCGTCGACCGGGCGCCCGACGCCGTCGCCCTCTGCGGGCGCGCGCTCGACCTGCCCGAGGACGCCGCCGAGGCGGGTCCCCTGGTCGACACCCTGTGGACCCGGGCCGCCGCCGACCGTCCGGTGCTGGCGCTCGGGGCGTACGCGGGTGAGGAACTGGTCGGGGTGCTGATCGGGTCGCTCTCGGCGGCGGACCCCCGACTGGGACACGTGGACCTGCTCGCGGTCGAGCCGGAGCACCGCCGCCGGGGCGTCGGGCGGGCGCTGCTGACCGGGGCGGAGCAGCGGCTCGCCGGGCTCGGCGCGGCCGAGGTGCTGCTGGCCGGGAACCCGCCGTACTACGGCTGGCCGGGCATCGACGTGCGGTACACCCCGGCGGTCTGCCTGGCGATGGCGGCGGGCTACCGGCAGGACCGTACCGCCTGGAACATGACCGCCGACCTGTCGTACGACGGATCGCCGGCGCTGCGCACGACGGCGCCGGCGGAGGCCCGGCTCGCCGACCGGGGAATCGCGGTACGCCGCGCGGAGCCGGCGGACCTGCCGGCGCTGGCCGCGTTCGCCCGGTCCACCTTCGGCGGCACCTGGGACGGCGAGCTGGCCGGCTCGGTCGGCCGCGAGGACGCGGGCTGCCACCTGGCGGAGCGGGACGGACAGGTCCTGGGGTTCGCGGCCTGGGGGTCGTCCCGGCCGAGCTGGTTCGGGCCGATGGGGACCGCGCCCGAGGCGGCGGGGTCGGGCATCGGCGGGGTGCTGCTGCGCCGCTGCCTGGCCGACCAGCGGGCGGCCGGGGTCGACGCGGCGCAGATCGGCTGGGTGGGGCCGGTGCCGTTCTACTCGGGCAGCGCGGGCGCCCGGATCGAGCGGGTCTTCTTCCTGTACCGCCGGACGCTCTGA
- a CDS encoding GNAT family N-acetyltransferase, with the protein MGIDVAPLDLADPAAVEAAYRIGAAAEAVTLPGLPPYCRRRFEAMIRFPMPGMDIRWVLARVDGAPAGWLCLRLPQLDNTDNAEVELVVDPAYRRRGVGRALHQHGLRLLRAAGRKRLVGATVSALPGGPERDPAGDAFAAALGARRVLVEVRRRLDLTTLDRAALDALAADARAAAAGYRTVRWRQATPEEYVADVAYLEGRLMTDAPTGELEWEQERFDADRIRGIERALDARGARRYHLGAVHEATGRLAAWTLISLVASSTWHAWQQITIVDPDHRGHRLGLLTKIENLGHALAHEPELRAVDTYNAAENAHMIRINEQLGFRPLDASTEWQLTL; encoded by the coding sequence ATGGGCATCGACGTCGCACCGCTCGACCTCGCCGATCCGGCCGCCGTCGAGGCGGCGTACCGGATCGGCGCCGCCGCCGAGGCGGTGACCCTGCCGGGCCTGCCGCCGTACTGCCGGCGGCGGTTCGAGGCGATGATCCGGTTCCCGATGCCGGGCATGGACATCCGCTGGGTGCTCGCCCGCGTCGACGGAGCGCCGGCCGGCTGGCTCTGCCTCCGGCTGCCCCAACTGGACAACACGGACAACGCCGAGGTCGAACTGGTGGTCGACCCGGCGTACCGGCGGCGCGGCGTGGGCCGGGCGCTGCACCAGCACGGCCTGCGGCTGCTCCGCGCGGCGGGGCGCAAGCGGCTCGTCGGCGCGACCGTGTCGGCCCTGCCGGGCGGCCCCGAGCGGGATCCGGCCGGGGACGCCTTCGCCGCCGCGCTGGGCGCGCGTCGCGTGCTCGTCGAGGTCCGTCGCCGGCTCGACCTCACCACGCTCGACCGGGCCGCCCTCGACGCCCTCGCCGCCGACGCCCGGGCCGCGGCGGCCGGCTACCGCACGGTCCGCTGGCGGCAGGCCACCCCCGAGGAGTACGTCGCCGACGTCGCCTACCTGGAGGGCCGGCTGATGACCGACGCGCCCACCGGCGAGCTCGAATGGGAGCAGGAGCGGTTCGACGCGGACCGGATCCGGGGCATCGAGCGGGCGCTGGACGCCCGGGGCGCCCGGCGCTACCACCTCGGGGCGGTGCACGAGGCGACCGGTCGGCTGGCCGCCTGGACCCTGATCAGCCTGGTGGCCAGCAGCACCTGGCACGCCTGGCAGCAGATCACCATCGTCGACCCGGACCACCGCGGGCACCGGCTCGGCCTGCTCACCAAGATCGAGAACCTGGGGCACGCCCTGGCCCACGAGCCGGAGCTGCGGGCCGTCGACACCTACAACGCGGCCGAGAACGCCCACATGATCCGGATCAACGAGCAGCTCGGCTTCCGCCCGCTGGACGCCTCCACCGAGTGGCAGCTGACCCTCTGA
- a CDS encoding cold-shock protein: MAQGTVKWFNAEKGYGFIAVDGGQDVFVHFSAIEMDGYKALDDGQRVEFEIAQGQKGPQAERVRVIA, translated from the coding sequence GTGGCACAGGGCACCGTGAAGTGGTTCAACGCCGAAAAGGGCTACGGCTTCATCGCCGTCGACGGCGGCCAGGACGTCTTCGTCCACTTCTCCGCCATCGAGATGGACGGCTACAAGGCGCTGGACGACGGGCAGCGGGTGGAGTTCGAGATCGCCCAGGGTCAGAAGGGGCCGCAGGCCGAGCGGGTCCGCGTCATCGCCTGA